One window from the genome of Cyclobacterium amurskyense encodes:
- a CDS encoding RidA family protein, with amino-acid sequence MVNKEVISGEGVPSSPLPFSPALKVNNMVFVSGQASVDENGKIVNDTFENEVRRSFDNAKKILAAAGLDFSDVVQVRNYVGNQEDLAEFNAIYKEYFQAPFPARTTLIGCLGTLLKFEVDLVAYVK; translated from the coding sequence ATGGTAAATAAAGAAGTTATTTCAGGAGAAGGTGTTCCAAGTAGTCCATTGCCTTTTTCTCCGGCATTAAAAGTAAACAATATGGTCTTCGTTTCTGGCCAGGCTTCTGTTGATGAAAATGGGAAAATCGTAAACGACACATTTGAAAATGAAGTTAGAAGATCATTCGATAACGCTAAAAAAATTCTAGCTGCAGCTGGGTTAGATTTTAGTGATGTGGTTCAGGTGAGAAACTACGTAGGAAACCAAGAGGACCTGGCCGAGTTTAACGCCATTTATAAGGAGTATTTTCAGGCTCCTTTCCCTGCTAGAACTACCTTGATTGGTTGTTTGGGAACTCTTTTAAAATTTGAAGTAGACTTAGTTGCTTATGTCAAATAG
- a CDS encoding M81 family metallopeptidase, translating into MSNSSKKRIGIVGVYHESNTFLDQQTTWKDFVNGHLMYGQDLIDEYRDAFHEIGGMVEILSAEEDIELVPLFYGEATPGGIIEEETANRLIKEVERTVKEAPALDGLMVVPHGAGVSVPYLDFDGHWLTMVREILGQDMPIIGTIDPHCNLSKAMVKAVDALVAYKTNPHVDQRDVGKAAAVLMVDTLKGKIKPEMVLLQTKVAISIEMQHTGSDPCKTLFAFAREVQDDPGVLSSNVVLGFPYADVPEMGTSFIVITNNDKYLAENKAAILNEYLLKNHEDFSGKKIGLEELPAHIDKAEKPLLILDMGDNVGGGSPADSTFLLQVLESCPGTKGFVCIYDPEAVAELKSVNPEGYYAIDIGAKTDKLHGETMSLEVKLERIVDGKFTEKEPRHGGQVNFNMGETAIVTSKSGQTIMLTSLRIVPFSLQQLLHFDIDPASYDVLVAKGVNAPLAAYQSVCKTILRANTPGVTRADMASLTYKHRRKPLFPLDKI; encoded by the coding sequence ATGTCAAATAGTTCGAAAAAACGAATTGGTATTGTTGGTGTTTACCATGAGTCCAATACCTTTTTGGATCAGCAGACTACCTGGAAAGACTTTGTAAATGGCCACCTTATGTATGGACAGGATCTCATTGATGAATATCGAGATGCCTTTCATGAAATTGGAGGAATGGTTGAAATCTTAAGTGCAGAAGAAGATATAGAGCTTGTTCCTTTATTTTATGGAGAAGCCACTCCAGGTGGAATTATTGAGGAAGAAACAGCTAATCGCTTAATCAAAGAAGTGGAGCGTACTGTGAAGGAAGCTCCAGCATTAGATGGCTTGATGGTTGTACCGCATGGAGCGGGAGTAAGTGTGCCTTATTTGGATTTTGATGGGCATTGGTTAACCATGGTTCGTGAGATTCTGGGGCAGGACATGCCTATTATTGGCACCATAGACCCACATTGCAACTTGAGTAAGGCCATGGTGAAAGCAGTGGATGCGCTTGTAGCTTATAAAACCAACCCGCATGTGGATCAGAGAGACGTAGGAAAAGCTGCGGCTGTCTTAATGGTGGATACGCTTAAAGGTAAAATCAAGCCAGAAATGGTCCTTTTGCAGACTAAAGTGGCAATAAGCATTGAAATGCAGCATACAGGGTCAGACCCTTGCAAAACCTTATTTGCCTTTGCAAGAGAGGTTCAGGATGATCCAGGGGTATTGTCATCGAATGTAGTGTTAGGTTTTCCTTATGCTGATGTTCCAGAAATGGGGACCAGCTTTATTGTGATTACCAATAATGATAAATACCTAGCAGAAAATAAAGCGGCGATATTAAACGAATATTTGCTTAAAAACCATGAAGATTTTTCTGGAAAGAAAATTGGTTTGGAAGAGCTGCCGGCACATATCGATAAGGCCGAAAAACCGCTATTGATATTGGATATGGGAGATAATGTAGGAGGGGGATCACCTGCAGACAGTACCTTCTTGCTTCAAGTATTGGAATCCTGTCCAGGAACTAAAGGTTTTGTATGTATTTATGATCCAGAAGCAGTCGCTGAATTAAAATCGGTTAATCCAGAAGGCTATTACGCTATAGATATAGGTGCAAAAACAGACAAACTACATGGTGAAACCATGTCTTTGGAAGTAAAATTGGAGCGAATCGTTGATGGGAAATTCACCGAAAAAGAACCGAGACATGGTGGGCAAGTCAACTTCAATATGGGGGAAACAGCCATTGTTACCAGTAAATCCGGCCAAACAATTATGTTGACTTCTTTACGTATTGTTCCATTCAGTCTTCAGCAATTGCTTCATTTTGATATAGATCCAGCATCTTATGATGTATTGGTCGCCAAAGGAGTCAACGCACCATTGGCCGCTTATCAGTCGGTTTGTAAAACCATATTGAGGGCCAACACTCCAGGTGTGACCAGAGCAGATATGGCTAGCTTAACGTATAAGCATCGTAGAAAACCATTGTTTCCATTGGATAAAATATAA